In Chryseobacterium oranimense, a single window of DNA contains:
- the hflX gene encoding GTPase HflX translates to MLDKKQHNYERAVLVGVITQNQDEDKLTEYMDELEFLAFTAGATVQKRFTQKLTQPDSKTFIGSGKAQEIKEYVKENEIGTIIFDDELSPSQLKNLEREIEVKILDRTNLILDIFAQRAQTSYARTQVELAQYQYLLPRLTRMWTHLERQKGGIGMRGPGETEIETDRRIIRDRISLLKDKLKVIDKQMATQRNNRGKVVRAALVGYTNVGKSTLMNALSKSEVFAENKLFATLDTTVRKVVIGNLPFLLTDTVGFIRKLPTQLVESFKSTLDEVREADLLIHVVDISHESFEDQVESVNQTLMEINAHQKPMIMVFNKIDDFSYHKKDEDDLTPSTRKNISLEEWKKTWMGKSKYPTVFISALTKENFPEMKKMIYDEVMKIHISRFPYNDFLFEYFDNDEEEENND, encoded by the coding sequence ATGCTAGATAAGAAACAACATAATTACGAAAGAGCAGTTTTAGTAGGGGTTATTACCCAAAATCAGGATGAGGACAAGCTTACGGAATATATGGATGAACTGGAGTTTTTAGCCTTCACGGCAGGTGCAACGGTTCAAAAACGATTTACTCAAAAACTAACCCAGCCGGATTCCAAAACTTTTATCGGGAGCGGAAAGGCACAGGAAATAAAAGAATACGTAAAGGAAAACGAGATCGGCACCATTATTTTCGATGATGAGCTGTCTCCTTCCCAGCTTAAAAACCTTGAAAGAGAAATAGAAGTCAAAATACTGGACAGAACCAATCTGATCCTTGATATTTTCGCGCAGAGAGCACAGACTTCCTATGCGAGAACTCAGGTGGAACTGGCTCAGTATCAGTATCTTTTACCTCGTCTGACAAGGATGTGGACCCACCTTGAGCGTCAGAAAGGGGGAATCGGAATGAGAGGACCCGGAGAAACAGAGATCGAAACTGACCGCCGTATTATCCGTGACAGGATTTCCCTGTTAAAAGACAAACTGAAAGTCATTGACAAGCAGATGGCTACCCAGCGTAACAACCGGGGAAAAGTAGTTCGTGCAGCTTTGGTAGGTTATACTAACGTTGGAAAATCTACCCTCATGAACGCGCTTTCCAAGTCTGAAGTTTTTGCTGAGAATAAATTATTCGCAACACTGGACACTACGGTAAGAAAAGTAGTTATCGGAAATTTGCCGTTTTTGCTTACCGATACGGTAGGATTCATCAGAAAACTTCCTACACAGCTTGTAGAATCTTTCAAATCTACTTTGGATGAGGTTCGTGAAGCAGACCTGCTTATTCATGTGGTGGATATTTCCCATGAAAGCTTTGAAGATCAAGTAGAATCTGTTAATCAGACTCTTATGGAGATCAATGCACATCAGAAGCCAATGATCATGGTTTTTAACAAAATCGATGATTTCAGCTACCACAAAAAAGATGAAGATGATCTTACCCCTTCCACCAGAAAAAATATTTCTCTTGAAGAGTGGAAGAAAACATGGATGGGTAAATCCAAATATCCAACGGTATTCATTTCTGCCCTGACGAAAGAAAACTTCCCGGAAATGAAAAAAATGATTTATGATGAGGTAATGAAAATCCACATCTCCAGATTCCCATACAACGATTTCCTTTTCGAGTATTTCGATAACGACGAGGAAGAAGAAAACAACGATTAA
- a CDS encoding collagen-like protein yields MKKILLSLGIMLGLFIAQAQVPEKMSYQAVMRNGSGQLLINQSIAVKVSILQGSPAGTLVYSERLTGNTNPNGLISMEIGTGTVLSGTFSTIDWPTGSYYLKTETDPAGGTNYTITGTSQLLSVPYAMYAKSAGGTGGSFTIPYTNTVNNASTLFSLINDGDGTSVEGVNNTTTSSIASVRGIVNNTAPGGFSSGVRGINNGTGGLGIGVWGSQNGSGWGVYGVTPNGLGVYGNSSANGTGVYANSNTGTGLTATSNNGIPASISIFNNANNNNALNVSSVGNGTVVNVSSSGTGAGISSSTGSGFAVHGMTTAQSSAGIIGDNTGAGEAVVGRTTSDIAGAVVGRNDGGGYGVRGFVATNATGTSIGVFGQVGLNSGKGRAGRFENVNATNDFNTLEVETNGAGNIPDNTEGNASSFLVNNTNSVGAAVRGEVKTIFGNFGAAGIFGVSSGTGGFAGLFHASNPSGNGAALVAITDGNGNAITANASKNGNAVEANIDGAGNALYAWVPSFATGRAGRFNIFNDANTSDVITVTTVGNGIAGNFKVDKVTGTSPAVKGEVNSQFANFGTAGIYGLSSGTGGYGGLFYASNPSGNGPALIAIADGNGNGITANATNTGDGVEATVDGSGSAIYGWVPNFGTGRAGRFTNFNTANGQTVLDVRNDGTGAAAIIDHRGSSGNIMIMRNVGVNVARVNKSGTGFFNGGTQNSGADVAEAFDVEGNTSEYEPGDILIISTNSDRTVEKSSKPYSNLVAGVYATKPGVLLTEENIDSELTGKVPMGVIGVIPTKVCLEGGKIKRGDLLVTSSKTGTAMKANPKKVKIGQVIGKALQDYDQNSIGKIKVLVNIK; encoded by the coding sequence ATGAAAAAAATATTACTTTCTCTGGGGATCATGCTGGGCTTATTCATAGCACAGGCACAGGTTCCGGAAAAAATGAGCTACCAGGCTGTCATGAGAAATGGGTCGGGACAGCTTCTTATCAATCAAAGCATTGCTGTCAAAGTAAGCATCCTGCAAGGGTCGCCTGCCGGAACGCTGGTTTATTCTGAAAGGCTGACCGGAAATACAAATCCTAACGGGCTGATCAGCATGGAAATAGGAACAGGAACTGTCCTTTCAGGAACTTTTTCTACCATAGATTGGCCAACAGGAAGTTACTATCTAAAAACTGAAACCGACCCTGCGGGAGGTACTAATTATACGATAACAGGAACAAGCCAGCTGTTAAGTGTTCCTTATGCTATGTATGCCAAATCTGCCGGAGGAACCGGCGGAAGCTTCACGATCCCTTACACCAACACTGTAAATAATGCCTCCACTTTATTTTCTCTGATTAATGACGGGGATGGAACCTCTGTGGAGGGTGTAAACAATACAACCACCTCCAGCATTGCCTCAGTTCGGGGAATTGTAAATAATACAGCTCCCGGTGGATTTTCCAGTGGTGTCCGGGGTATCAATAATGGTACCGGAGGCCTGGGGATCGGTGTCTGGGGAAGTCAAAACGGAAGCGGCTGGGGTGTCTACGGTGTTACGCCTAATGGATTAGGAGTGTATGGAAATTCAAGTGCGAACGGAACCGGGGTATATGCCAACAGCAATACAGGAACCGGGCTTACCGCAACCAGTAATAATGGAATTCCTGCAAGCATTTCTATTTTCAATAATGCCAATAACAATAATGCTCTCAATGTTTCCAGTGTCGGAAACGGAACTGTTGTGAATGTTTCTTCTTCAGGAACCGGTGCAGGTATTTCCAGTTCTACAGGAAGTGGCTTTGCTGTACACGGTATGACCACCGCACAATCTTCGGCAGGTATTATAGGAGATAACACTGGAGCCGGTGAAGCAGTGGTAGGAAGAACAACCAGTGATATTGCGGGTGCCGTTGTAGGCCGTAATGACGGAGGAGGTTATGGTGTAAGAGGATTCGTAGCAACAAATGCTACCGGTACTTCAATCGGTGTCTTCGGACAGGTCGGACTCAACAGCGGAAAAGGAAGGGCCGGAAGGTTTGAAAACGTTAACGCAACGAATGATTTTAATACTCTGGAGGTAGAAACCAATGGTGCAGGAAACATTCCTGATAACACAGAGGGTAATGCATCTTCATTTCTTGTAAATAATACAAACAGTGTGGGAGCCGCAGTAAGAGGTGAAGTAAAAACGATCTTTGGAAACTTCGGTGCTGCCGGTATTTTTGGGGTTTCTTCAGGCACAGGTGGCTTTGCAGGTTTATTTCATGCCAGCAATCCATCAGGAAATGGTGCCGCATTAGTAGCTATTACTGACGGAAACGGAAATGCTATTACCGCAAACGCAAGCAAAAACGGAAATGCAGTAGAAGCCAATATAGACGGAGCAGGAAATGCTCTGTATGCATGGGTACCTTCATTTGCTACCGGACGCGCCGGAAGATTTAATATATTTAATGATGCCAATACCAGCGATGTGATAACAGTAACCACCGTAGGTAATGGTATTGCCGGAAATTTTAAAGTTGACAAGGTAACAGGTACTTCACCTGCCGTAAAAGGTGAAGTAAATTCACAGTTCGCCAATTTCGGAACTGCAGGTATCTATGGATTATCATCAGGTACAGGAGGTTATGGAGGTCTTTTCTATGCCAGCAACCCATCCGGAAACGGGCCTGCCCTGATTGCCATTGCAGACGGAAACGGAAACGGGATTACTGCTAACGCAACCAATACCGGTGATGGTGTAGAAGCTACTGTAGATGGATCAGGATCCGCAATTTATGGATGGGTGCCAAACTTCGGAACAGGAAGAGCCGGTCGGTTTACCAATTTCAATACAGCCAACGGCCAAACCGTTCTGGATGTTCGTAATGACGGTACCGGAGCTGCTGCAATAATAGATCACAGAGGTTCATCAGGGAACATAATGATAATGAGAAATGTGGGTGTCAATGTGGCAAGGGTGAATAAGTCAGGGACAGGTTTTTTTAATGGCGGAACCCAAAACAGCGGTGCGGACGTTGCTGAAGCATTTGATGTGGAAGGAAACACTTCAGAATATGAACCTGGCGACATTTTAATTATTTCAACCAACTCAGACCGTACAGTAGAAAAATCATCAAAACCTTATTCTAACCTCGTGGCAGGAGTGTATGCAACAAAGCCGGGAGTGCTTCTGACTGAAGAAAATATAGATTCTGAGCTTACAGGAAAAGTTCCGATGGGTGTTATTGGGGTGATCCCTACAAAAGTTTGCCTTGAAGGCGGTAAAATTAAAAGAGGAGATCTTCTGGTTACTTCATCGAAAACGGGAACAGCCATGAAAGCCA
- a CDS encoding sodium:proton antiporter yields the protein MELYYSFSALIVLASIFAYLNYRFLKLPSTIGIMVIAIVVSIFLVMFGETVLPKTFGHLNNLMNGIDFTEVLMGAMLNFLLFAGGIHINIDDLKEQFRPVLIFSTAGVVISTFVVGFGMFYLLPFLGIHLPFIYCLVFGALISPTDPVAVLSILKQANVSKSLETKVAGESLFNDGMAVVVFTVVMQLAVGKEVDLGVESIGLLLMKEAGGGILLGVLLGWITSRLMREVDDYIISVLVTLSVVMGGYLIARQMHISGPLTMVAAGLFMGNFNVRFKMKSITQDYLIKFWELIDEILNAVLFLFIGFELLMIKDLRFFMIPGLLAIAVVLIARFISIWIPTKFMSLRTRFSPQTMKVLVWGGIRGGVSIALAMSIPKSEYSEIILSITYCVVVFSIIVQGLTIAKVANPKAIAKEEEEKESVVADEHA from the coding sequence GTGGAGTTATATTATTCATTTTCAGCCTTAATAGTACTGGCATCGATTTTTGCTTATCTTAATTACAGATTTCTGAAACTTCCGAGCACCATCGGGATCATGGTAATTGCCATCGTGGTTTCCATTTTTCTGGTTATGTTTGGAGAAACTGTTTTGCCAAAAACCTTTGGGCATCTTAATAATTTAATGAACGGTATAGACTTCACGGAAGTTCTGATGGGCGCCATGCTTAATTTCCTGCTCTTTGCGGGAGGTATACATATCAATATCGACGATCTTAAGGAGCAGTTCCGTCCCGTCCTTATATTTTCTACGGCGGGAGTGGTGATTTCTACTTTTGTAGTGGGATTCGGGATGTTTTATTTGCTGCCGTTTTTAGGAATTCATCTTCCGTTTATTTACTGTCTGGTCTTCGGAGCACTTATTTCACCTACCGATCCGGTGGCTGTTTTAAGTATCCTGAAACAGGCCAATGTTTCCAAATCCCTGGAAACAAAAGTAGCGGGGGAATCTCTTTTTAATGACGGTATGGCTGTAGTGGTTTTTACAGTTGTTATGCAGCTTGCAGTAGGAAAAGAAGTGGATCTGGGTGTTGAAAGTATCGGGTTGCTTCTGATGAAAGAAGCCGGCGGAGGGATTTTGCTCGGAGTTTTATTGGGATGGATAACTTCCAGGCTGATGCGTGAAGTGGATGATTATATTATTTCCGTTCTGGTAACGCTTTCTGTAGTGATGGGAGGATATCTCATTGCGAGACAGATGCATATTTCCGGACCTCTTACAATGGTTGCTGCCGGTTTATTCATGGGTAATTTCAACGTAAGGTTTAAAATGAAATCTATTACTCAGGATTACCTCATCAAATTCTGGGAACTGATTGACGAAATCCTGAATGCAGTGCTGTTCCTGTTTATAGGGTTTGAGCTATTGATGATCAAGGACTTAAGATTTTTTATGATTCCTGGGCTTCTGGCCATTGCAGTGGTTTTAATTGCCCGTTTTATTTCGATCTGGATCCCTACAAAATTTATGTCTCTGAGAACCAGGTTTAGCCCGCAGACGATGAAAGTTTTGGTTTGGGGAGGAATCCGTGGAGGAGTTTCCATAGCATTAGCCATGTCGATCCCTAAAAGTGAATACAGCGAAATTATTTTAAGTATCACCTACTGTGTAGTGGTCTTTTCTATTATTGTTCAGGGACTTACTATCGCTAAAGTCGCTAATCCGAAAGCCATTGCAAAGGAAGAGGAGGAAAAGGAGAGTGTTGTTGCGGATGAACATGCTTAA
- a CDS encoding DNA alkylation repair protein: MGNIIKEIEEALAVLSIPEKAEFFPKFFKTGKGEYGEGDVFLGVKVPDQRSVAKEYYSKISLDDLSVLLSSKYHEHRLTALFMLISKFEKTKDKAVKEQIIQFYLDHLPHVNNWDLVDSSCYKILGRYSFENGKEELLRSLSDSEEMWHKRMAVVGTMHYVKKGSFELTKEFVIKNLKHPHDLMHKANGWLLREMGQKNETELINFLNKHYQDMPRTSLRYAIEKLDEEVRQDYLKGRI; this comes from the coding sequence ATGGGCAATATTATCAAAGAAATAGAAGAAGCATTAGCGGTTTTGTCCATCCCTGAAAAAGCAGAATTCTTCCCGAAATTTTTCAAAACCGGAAAAGGAGAATACGGAGAAGGCGATGTATTTTTAGGCGTAAAAGTTCCGGATCAGAGATCTGTGGCTAAAGAATATTATTCAAAAATAAGCCTGGATGATCTGAGTGTCCTGCTGTCTTCAAAATACCATGAACATAGATTAACCGCGCTTTTTATGCTGATTTCCAAGTTTGAAAAAACAAAGGATAAAGCCGTTAAAGAACAAATTATACAGTTTTATCTCGATCATCTTCCCCATGTGAATAACTGGGATCTGGTGGATTCCAGCTGTTATAAAATTTTAGGCAGATATTCCTTTGAAAACGGTAAAGAGGAGCTCCTAAGAAGCCTTTCGGATTCCGAAGAAATGTGGCATAAGAGAATGGCTGTGGTGGGTACCATGCATTATGTGAAAAAAGGATCTTTTGAACTGACTAAAGAATTCGTCATCAAAAACCTGAAACACCCGCACGACCTGATGCATAAAGCAAATGGTTGGCTCCTCCGGGAAATGGGACAGAAAAATGAAACCGAACTGATTAACTTTCTCAATAAGCATTATCAGGATATGCCCAGAACCAGCCTGAGATATGCCATCGAAAAGCTGGACGAAGAAGTACGGCAGGATTACCTGAAAGGAAGGATTTAA
- a CDS encoding DUF4919 domain-containing protein encodes MKYHFFLLLVLFSVFGFSQKSKIDLKNIEKNLKNPDSPYNYEKLIFKYKGYPKSLDSIEAQYLYYGRNFRDDKVSTLDDNFKELAYAFKQNNFEECIKLGKVLYDKDPTNLDVLLVLLRAYDSMKDGNNFMHHLNQFRSLTEGIKNSGDGASEKTAYLVNSVGDEYILLNILNIGKDYVRGSKIAKDGMFDIWEKDGHKLYIKILYLNL; translated from the coding sequence ATGAAGTACCACTTTTTCCTGTTATTGGTTCTGTTTTCGGTTTTTGGCTTCAGCCAGAAATCAAAAATTGATTTAAAAAATATTGAGAAAAATCTTAAAAATCCGGATTCTCCCTACAACTATGAGAAACTGATTTTCAAATACAAAGGATATCCTAAGTCTCTTGACAGTATTGAAGCCCAATATCTTTACTACGGAAGAAATTTCAGGGATGATAAAGTTTCTACACTGGATGATAATTTTAAGGAGCTGGCGTATGCTTTCAAACAGAATAATTTTGAAGAATGCATCAAACTTGGCAAAGTGCTCTATGATAAAGATCCTACAAACCTTGATGTCCTTCTTGTTCTTCTCAGGGCCTACGATTCTATGAAAGACGGAAACAACTTTATGCACCACCTAAACCAGTTTCGCTCACTCACGGAAGGAATAAAGAATTCCGGAGACGGAGCTTCTGAAAAAACAGCCTATCTGGTGAATTCTGTAGGAGATGAATACATCCTGCTGAATATCCTGAATATCGGGAAAGATTATGTAAGAGGATCAAAAATAGCCAAAGACGGAATGTTTGACATCTGGGAAAAAGACGGTCATAAGTTGTACATCAAAATACTTTATTTAAACCTATAA
- a CDS encoding LytR/AlgR family response regulator transcription factor — protein sequence MNSHIKCMIIDNDELDRLVLQHHIRQYDHIEIIASFNSAEKAVPYLEFPIDLLICETNLQGMNGLEFRKLAHKIPICIFLSSQPELAAEAFEIEALDFIIKPFKPERFQHSMEKVFSFFEMKEKCECFDALLGENCIKIKENGNVSQIRLTDILYLEALKDYTRLVTHEKKHCVLDSLGNLLHNSFFDSFIRIHRSYAVPRHFIRGKSSNEIELIRQIRLPIGRTYKESLSFLNP from the coding sequence ATGAATTCCCATATTAAATGTATGATCATCGATAATGATGAACTGGACAGACTGGTTCTTCAGCATCATATCAGGCAATATGATCACATTGAAATTATTGCTTCCTTCAATTCAGCAGAAAAGGCAGTCCCCTATCTGGAATTCCCTATTGATCTTCTGATCTGCGAAACCAATCTTCAGGGCATGAACGGACTGGAATTCAGAAAACTAGCTCATAAAATTCCCATCTGCATATTCTTAAGTTCCCAACCGGAACTGGCTGCAGAAGCTTTTGAAATTGAAGCACTTGACTTCATCATAAAACCCTTTAAACCAGAAAGATTTCAGCATTCCATGGAGAAAGTCTTCAGTTTTTTTGAAATGAAAGAAAAATGTGAGTGCTTTGATGCCCTTTTAGGTGAAAACTGTATTAAAATAAAAGAAAACGGTAATGTTTCCCAGATAAGACTTACCGATATTCTCTATCTGGAAGCTTTGAAAGATTATACTAGGCTTGTTACCCATGAAAAAAAACACTGTGTTCTGGACTCCCTTGGAAATCTTCTTCATAACAGCTTCTTCGACTCTTTTATAAGAATACACCGCAGTTATGCCGTTCCCCGTCATTTCATCCGTGGAAAAAGCAGCAATGAGATAGAACTGATCCGCCAGATCAGGCTTCCTATAGGCAGAACCTATAAGGAAAGCCTCTCTTTTCTTAATCCTTAA
- a CDS encoding T9SS type A sorting domain-containing protein yields the protein MKRTSIHCFFLILFTFSVSLLNAQSAVLATGTNASGGNGSVSYSVGQTAYLYKGANSEILEGVQQGYEIIALSTSETLSKQEGILLYPNPTRDYLYIDFTSLPYKGSEYQLYDAQGKLVKKDVISQSKSELNLSSLPSAVYIIRINQKGENLKTFKVIKK from the coding sequence ATGAAAAGAACATCTATTCACTGCTTCTTTCTCATTCTGTTTACCTTTTCCGTCAGTCTTCTGAATGCTCAGTCAGCAGTTCTGGCCACAGGAACAAATGCATCAGGAGGCAACGGCTCGGTTTCGTACAGCGTAGGCCAAACAGCATACCTGTATAAGGGAGCAAATTCCGAAATATTGGAGGGCGTACAGCAAGGCTATGAAATTATAGCGCTCTCTACCAGCGAAACCTTATCAAAGCAAGAAGGTATTTTACTTTATCCGAATCCTACCAGAGATTACCTGTATATAGATTTTACTTCGCTTCCTTACAAAGGATCGGAATATCAACTATACGACGCACAGGGTAAGCTGGTCAAAAAAGACGTGATCTCACAGTCTAAATCTGAGCTTAACCTTTCTTCTCTTCCTTCAGCGGTCTACATTATCAGGATCAATCAAAAAGGAGAAAATCTAAAAACATTTAAAGTCATCAAAAAATAA